Genomic DNA from Clostridium sp. BJN0013:
TTTACAACTTCAAAAGTAATTGCTGATAACGGTAAAGTAAAACACGACACAGTTCAAGTAAAAAATTAATTTTCTTTAATTTTAATATTTCCATTTTCTTCTTCAAAATTTCTAATACATTCTTCAACTAAATATTCTATCTGCATGGAAATGGAACGCTTATTTCTATCTGAAATATATTTTATTTTTTCAAAATTTTCTTCTTGTAATCTCAAAGTGAAAACTCTTTTATTTGTAGCCATATATAATACACCTCTTTGATGATTTTAAAATGATATCACTATAGTATCATTTT
This window encodes:
- a CDS encoding Arc family DNA-binding protein, giving the protein MATNKRVFTLRLQEENFEKIKYISDRNKRSISMQIEYLVEECIRNFEEENGNIKIKEN